GGTGACCTGGCCTGGCGCCTGCGCGCCGCCGAAGCCATTCTCCAGCGCTCGGCGCAAGCGGTCGATCTGGCCCTCGCCGAGCCCAGTGAAGACAGCGTCGCCCACGCCTCGGTGATCGTTGGCCAGGCCAAGGTGCTGTCCACCGAAATCGCCTTGCTGGCGTCCACACGCCTGCTGGAACTGGGCGGCACGCGCACGGTGACCGCCAGCCAGGGTCTGGATCGTTTCTGGCGCAATGCCCGCACCCACACCCTGCACGACCCGGTGCGCTGGAAGTTTCACCTGATCGGTAATCAGCGCCTCAACGGCGTCAAACCTTCTCGCCATTCCTGGAACTAAGGAGCCTCCCATGCCTAATTCAACTCGCCGCGCCGATTTGCAATTTGCCGAAAACACCCTACGGGCGCTGGTCGAGCACCTGCAAGCAGGGCCATTGAAAAACGACAGCCTGGCGATCGCCGCTGTCGGTGATCTCGAGGTGCGGGTCGCCGCCGCCCAGGCCCTGCTGGACTGGGCCGAGCACTCGCCAGCCGCGGCCATCGAGGCGCGTCTGGCCGCCGCTGAAGCGGCGCAACGGGGCAGCGAACTGCATCTGGAATGGAGTGGCCGGGCACTGCACAGGCCGAGTGCCGAAGGGCAAGGTGTACCGCCGGCCCATTTGCGTCGCCGCCTGGGTGACCACTACCTCAATGGGGCGGCGCTGGACTGACCGAGTTAATCCGAGGCGCCCCGTCGAATGCGGGGCGCCTTGGGTTTCAGCCTTGCTTGGCGCCACCACCGATCTGCCACACATAAGGCGGTTCGGTACCGTTGACGTGCCAGTCGCCGATGATCCGTTCCTTATAGATCACCGGGTTGTGGGAGGCCGCGGTGCGCGCGTTGCGCCAGTGCCGGTCAAGCTGCTTGGCGGTGCTGGTCCCCGACGCGCCGAGTGTGTTGAACAGGTCGCTGGTGGCGCGCAGGATCAGCTCGACCGCCGCCACTTGGGCTTGGGCTGACTCCAATTCAGCGGCGATATTGGCCTGGCGTTCGGCCTCAGCGTCGCCGGCGAAGTGCGCGAGGTAGGCCTCCTGTGCCGCCTGGGCGGCGCGCAGGGTGGCGGCCTCGCTGGCATAGACCTGGCCGGAAGCCTTGCCGATCACTTGCTGGATCTGCGGGTCCTCGGCGGTGGACGCGGCAGCGCCATGACTGAACACCCGGGTGCGCTTGCCCACCTCGTGCGAGAAGTCGCGCAGGGCGGCGCGGCCGGAGCCCACCAGTACCGCGAGCAAGACCAGTTGATAGAAGGCGGTCTGGTATTTGAAGCGAGTGCTGAAGTCGATGAGGTTTTCTTCCTCGACCACGGCGTTGACAAATACCGAGGTGCCGCTGCCGGTGGTGCGCTGGCCGAAACCGTCCCAGTCGTCGCTTTGTTGGACGCCCGGTTGTTGGGTGCGGATGGCCGCAATGACGTCGGCGCCAGTGTCGTCGCGGCGGGCGAACAGATCGATCCAGTCGGAATAGAGGCTGCCGGTGCTGTAGTACTTGGTGCCGTTGACCCGCCATTGATCGCCCTGGCGCGACACTCGGGTGATGACCTCACCGATCTTCACCGCGCCGATTTCGGTCCAGGCACAGCCCACCAGATCACCCTCGACGAAGCGCTGCAACCACACCGCCTGCGAGCCGCTGGCCTGGGCGTTGAGCCGGTCCTCGACAAAGGCGAAGTGGCCGCGCAGGGCCTGGGCAATATTGGAATCGGCTTCGGCCAGTTCGATCAGCAGTTGGAACAATTGCGGCAGGGTCGCGCCGCCGCCACCGAATTCAAGCGGTACGCGCACGGCGCCGAAGCCGGCTTCCTTGAGCCACTGGATCGGCTCGTGGGGCAAGCTGCGCTCGCGCTCGCGGGCCACCGTACCGGCGGCAATCCGCGCAAATATCGGGCGGAATCGTGCGGCGAGGGTGTTGTAGTCGACGCTGCTGGCGAGCGACGGCAGGTGTTGGGCTTGGGCAGTCATGTGAACTCTCCTGGGACGGCAATCTGGACCTGAGTCATTGCACAGGCCGTGCCGTTACCGGGAAGTCCGTGTTTACAGGGGATTGCTCGGCGAGGTGGGCATGCGGACTGTTGAATCCTCGGACAGCTTGTTGATGCACTGTTGATGGAGCAACAGCTGCGGGGCTACGTATTTGGCCTATCTTATTGAAATAAAACACAATTTATACCTGGCACAGTTGCTGCTCCCGTTATGAGAAACCGAGTCATCACTGGAGTACTTGCCATGAGCCAACAACCGATCAAATTCGCCTACTGGGTACCCAACGTCAGCGGTGGCCTGGTGGTCAGCAAGATCGAACAGCGCACCCGCTGGGACATCGACTACAACCGCGAACTGGCACGGATAGCCGAGCGCTCGGGGTTTGACTACGCGCTGTCGCAGATTCGTTTCACCGCCGGCTACGGCGCGGATAATCAGCACGATTCAGTGGTCATCAGCCACGCGTTGCTGGCCGCCACCGAGAAGCTCAAGGTGATCGCCGCGATCCTGCCGGGCCCGTGGACGCCGTCGCTGGCGGCCAAGCAATTGGCGACCATCGACCAGTTCACTCAAGGACGGGTGGCGGTGAACATTGTCTCCGGTTGGTTCAAGGGTGAGTTCCGCGCCATTGGCGAGCCGTGGCTGGACCATGACGAGCGCTATCGTCGTTCGGAGGAATTCATCCGCGCCCTCAAAGGCATCTGGACCCAGGACAATTTCAGCTTCTCCGGCGATTTTTATCGCTTCCACAACTACAGCCTCAAGCCCAAACCGCTGCAGCGTCCGCATCCGGAAATCTTCCAGGGGGGCAGTTCGCGAGCTGCCCGGGACATGGCTGCGCGGGTCTCCGACTGGTACTTCACCAACGGCAATACCGTGGAGGGCATCAAGGCACAGGTCGACGATTTGCGGGCCAAGGCGGCGCTTAACGGCCATTCGGTCAAGGTTGGGGTCAACGCCTTTATCATCGCCCGTGAAACCGAAGCCGAAGCGCGGGCAGTGCTCGCCGAAATCATCGACAAGGCTGACCCGCAAGCCGTGCAAGGTTTTGCCGGCGAAGCAAAAAACGCCGGTGCGGCCAGCCCGGAAGGCGAGGGCAATTGGGCGAAGTCGAGCTTTGAAGACTTGGTGCAGTACAACGACGGTTTCAAAACCAACCTGATCGGCACCCCCCGGCAGATTGCCGAGCGTATCGTCGAGTTGAAAGCCATTGGCGTCGACCTGATCCTCTCGGCCTTCCTGCATTTCCAGGAAGAGGTCGAGTACTTCGGCAAACACGTGTTGCCGCTGGTGCGCGAACTGGAGCAGGCCCGCGCCGAGGCGCTGGAACCGGTGTAACACCTGCGGCCGGTGGTGATACGAAAATCCCTGTAGGCGCTGGCTTGTCGGGCCGCCGCATCGCTGGCTAGCCAGCTCCTACAGGAATCGCAGCCCTTCAAATCGACAGATTGATCACCCGGTTGCCCTGTGCACTTTGCCCCGGGCGCCGCTTGTTGACCATCAGTTCGCCAATGCGGATCAGGTGTGCGCGGGTGATGTTGCGCGACAGCCCGAGCAGGCTGGCGGTGTGAACCTGGTTGTGGTGGCAGAAGCGGTAGGCGGTGCGCAACAACGCATCCTCGACCTTCTCGTGCAGCGCGCCGCTTTGTTCCTCGAAGAGTTTGTTGAAGGCCCGTTGCAGCAGTTCTTCGGCGCTTTCCTCGCGCGGACGGTCGTCGTTTTCACGGGCGATCCGCAGGTTCGACAGGTGCAGGTTATCCGCGCGAATCAGGCGGTCGCGGCAGATCAGCAGGGTGTGGTGAATGACGTTCTCCAGCTCGCGGATGTTGCCCGGCCAGTCGTAGCTCGCCAGGCGCTGCACGGCATCGTCGGCGAGGCTGACATCCTGATAGCCGAGACGGCGGCTGTATTCGGCGATGAAATGGCGGGCCAGCGGCAGGATGTCCCCCGGGCGATCACGCAAGGGGTGCAACTGCAGGCTGACCACATTCAGGCGATAGTAGAGGTCTTCGCGAAAGTGCCCGGCGTTGATCGCTTTCTCCAGGTGGACGTTGGTCGCCGCCAGCACCCGTACATTGATCGGAATGCTCTTGCGCGAACCCAGGCGCACCACTTCGCGCTCCTGCAGGACACGCAGCAGCTTGACCTGAATCGGCATCGGCAGATCGCCAATTTCATCGAGAAACAGCGTGCCGCCATTGGCCTCCTCGAACCAGCCGGCCTTGGCCGCCAGGGCGCCGGTGAAGGCGCCTTTTTCATGGCCGAAGAGTTCAGCTTCCACCAGATTTTCCGAGAAGGCGCCGCAGTTGACCGCCATGAATGGCCCGTTGCGCCGGCCACTGAGGTTGTGGATGTGGCGCGCGACCAGCTCCTTGCCCGTGCCGGTCTCGCCGATGATCAGCACACTGGCTTCACTTGGCGCGACCTGCTGCACATGGGCCAGCAACGCTTGTGATCGCGGGTCTTCGAAGACCTGGGCGGTGGCCCTGATCGAAGTGGCCAGGGTCGGGGACGGGGGCAGGGTCAACAGTTGCATAAGCGTGCCTCAGGAATAGAAAGACGGAATTGGGCGTTTGCCGCTCAGCGCCCATTCACCCAATTCGTGCACGCGGTAATCCACCGGGTCGTGCAGGGTCTGGGTGCGCAGGTTGCGCCAGTGGCGGTCGAAGCGCAGGGATGCGTGGGTGGCTCGGGCGCCGGTGACTTCGAACAGGCGGTTGCAGATGTCCAGGCCGTTGCGGGTCGCGGCGACCTTGGCGGTGCCGATAGACAACGCCAGTTGTGCACGCTCCTCGGCGCTCAATTCCTCACCCTTGGCCCAGGCCGCATCGAGCTGGGCGGCGGCCCGTTCGATCAGCAATCTGACGCTTTCCAGGCCGACCCAGAACTCGCCGTAATGGCGCAGCACGTAAGGGTCTTCGCTGCTATGGGCGGCGCTGGAACGGAACCACGGGCGACTTTCCTTGAGCGTGTAATTGCGCGCTTCCTCGAAGGCCCCTTCGGCGATGCCGAGAAACAGGTTGGAGAAATGCAGCTGTGCGATCAGCGGCCGCAGACCGGCGAAGGGCGTGCTCAACGGACCGGGATCGAGCAGCAGTTCGCCGTGCTCGACGCGCACCCGTTCGAAGGTCGCGCTGCCGCTGTCGGTCTGGCGCTGGCCAATGTTGTCCCAGTCGCCGTGCAGGGTGATCCCGGAGCGAGCGCTGGGAATCGCCGCGATCAGTAGCTTGCCACCGGCCCGTTCGTCGATGGCCGAGGCGATCAGCATCTGCGAATCACTGGCGCCGGAGCAGAAGCTTTTCTGCCCGGAGAACTCGTACCAGCCGTCGAAGGTGCGCATCACCGTGCGGGTGTCCAGGGGGTTCAGGGCGTTGCCCCAGAACCAGTTTTTGCGCGCGGTCTGCTCGAACCAGGGTTGCCATTGCTCGGGGCGCGAGAACAGGCGCACGGTGGCCAGCATCAGGTGGTGAAACCCGAACACGTGGGCCAGGGAACTGTCGACCCGGGCGAACTCGCGGGTCACTGCCAGGGTTTCGCTCCAGCTGGCGCCCAGGCCGCCGTATTGGCGGGGGATGCTCAGGGCCAGCAGGCCACTGGTGCGCAGGGCATCGCGCTCGATCTTGGGCGTGCCGCCGCGGGCATCGCGCTCGACCGCGGTCTCGGCAAATTGCGCGGCCAGCAAGCGCGCGGTCTGCAGCGGGGTCGACTGCGCAGGGTGAAGATGAACACTCATGTCGGCTTCCTTGCTGATCAGGCAGTCTTGCGCAGGGCGCGGGCGGAGTCGGCGAACAGCGCGGCGGCACGCTCGGCGGCCAGGCGAATGCGTGTGGCCAGGGCTTCGCTGTTGATGCGGTAGTCGAGGAAATCGCCCTGGCTGGCGTACACGCCAATCGGCAGGGTCAGCGCCTGGAGGAAGCTGAACAGCGGCCGCAACTGGTGATCGAGCACCAGCGCATGGCGATCGCTGCCACCGGTGGCAGCCAGCAGCACCGGGGTATCGACCAGCGCGTCCTGTTCGATCAGGTCGAACAAATGCTTGAAATGCCCGGGAAAGCTGCCGCGATAAACCGGCGAGGTCACCAGCAGCAGGTCAGCGTTTTCGATCAGGCGCAGTTGCTGCTCGACCTCGGCCGGCAGCTCCGAGCGCCATAGCGCAGCCCCGAGCGGACGGGCAATCTCGCCCAGTTCGATGAGGTGGATTTTCACCGGCAGGTGCTGACTCAGTTCGGCCAGGATCGACTCGGTCAGTGCCAGGGTGCGCGACGGGCGGCCGGTGCCGCCAGAGACGGCGACGACATTCAACGGTGTGCTCATTTCAGGTAGTCCTGTTGTCTGTTGCGAGGAGTACAGAACACAGAGCAAATGTTGTGCCTGCTTGATAATTACTTATTAATCAATAGGTTGTCGTTATGATTCAACAGTCACGATTGTTGCTGTCGAAGCTGTTCTGCTGATCCGCTGTTGCCCTGCGGGCACTTCAACGAATGTTGGTACGCGGACAGTGATAAAGGATTTTTGATATTTCTAAAAATACTAACTGGTAATATTTAAATAACATTTAGAAATATGTCGGTGGGCATCGGGTCAAAGCGAGGCCCGAACGGTTCGCAGCGGTGGGCGTGATGGGGAGGCGCGTCAATCGTCGCTGTAATCGACTTGCCGTTCGCTTGATGGCGGTGTGCCAAGGGGCGGCGGGGCAGGCTCGTATTCACTGAGAACAGACAATTCAATGCGTTTGCAGCGCGGGCACAAGGCTCGGACCTTGGCCTTGGCGTGGCGATCAGAGTCGGCGAGCACTTCACCGTAGATGGCGTGGTCGGTTCGTTTACGTGGATAGGCGGTGTAATCGTAGAGGCGCATGCTTCAAGCCGTCCCTGAAAAGCGTGCACCTTGGCATGGCTCGCCGGCGCCGAATTCAAGGTATAGGTGGCCGTGCCGGGTTCGTCCACTGTCAAAGTTGACAGGTGCCCAACGGCAAGCTTTTGGCTCAGACTGTCGAGGCGCTTTGTGTGGCGCGAAACTGTTGCAGTTCCTCGGTGATTTCCTGAGCCACCGCGTTGATTTCGCCCCGCAGCCACTTGTGTGCGGGGGCGGCGTGCAGGCGTTCGTGCCAGACTTGGGACACGGTGAAACCGGCCACGGCCACCGGCGGTTCAAACACTTGCAGGGGAATCTCCCGGGCGATGCGCAGAGCGGTCAGCTCAGCGATCATGCCGATCATGTCGGTCTGCGATATCAGGATATGCGCCAGCAGGAAGTGCGGCACCGTCAGCGAGGTCTTGCAGCGGATCTCGTGTTGTTCGTAGAGGCTGTCGATGGCCTCGCGCACTGCCCCGTGATTGCTGCTGATGCGCAGGTGCTGACCGTTGCGGAACTGTTCCAGGGAGAGGCTGCCGTTGATCTGTGGGTGGCCGACGCGTACCACCGACTTCAGGCGGTCGCTGAACAAATCGCGCACATGAAAGTTCGCCGGGGCGCTTTTTTCGTTCCAGATGATCAGGTCGAGCTTGCCGTCCTTGAGCAGGTTCAGGTCTTCTTTCGGGCGCAGCGGCTGGATGTTCAATTCGGCGCCGGGCGCGTTCTGCGCCAGGCGTTGCATCAGCCGGGGCAGGAGGATGAAGCCGATGTAGTCGGTGGTGGCGATTTCAAAACTGCCCTCGAAGCTCAGCGGGTCGAAGGTTTTGATCGGCTCGATCAGCTTGTGCAGTGCATCCAGGCTTTGCTGCAGCGGCTCCACCAACGCCAGGGCACGACTGGTGGGCAGCATGCCGCGGCCCATCGAGACGAACAGCGGGTCATTGAACAACAACCGCAAGCGCGCCAGGGTATGACTGACCGCCGACTGGGTCATGTTCAGTTGCTGCGCGGTGCGGGTGACGTTGCATTCGTTGAGCAGGCAGAAAAATACCTGCAGCGCTTTCATATCGACGTTTTGCATGGGCCGGGCCTGAGGGAGGGCGGCGGTCACTGTACCGGGGATTGCTCATAAATGCAGGCGTGCGCCGATTTTGTGATCCAGCACAAACCCCTGTAGGCGCTAGCTTGCTAGCGAAGGCGTCGTGTCAGTCGACATTAATGTTGAATGTGCTGGCCCCATCGCGAGCAGGCTCGCTCCTACCGTTTTAGATCAGGTCAGCTCGGTGCGCCGCCTGCCTCAAACCATCGGCACCAGCGTATGCGCAAAATCCTTGCGTCGTTCCATCAGCAGCAGGGTCTGCGCCTGGGCAGCTGCGAGCACGGCGGCTTCGTCGACCTGGGTGCTGCGGCCGTTTTCCAGGAGGATCTTGCCGTCGACCATTACGGTCTTCACATTCGAGCCACGGGCCGAGTACACCAGGTTCCACAGCACGTTGGTGTTGGTGCCTTCCCAGACCACCGGGCACATGTTCGGCTGGGCGAGGTCGAGCAGCAGCAGGTCGGCGCGCTTGCCGACTTCGATCGAGCCGATTTCCTGGTCCATGCCCAGCACTCGAGCACCTTCGATGGTCGCCATGCGCAGTGCGACGTTGGCTGGCAGCGCGGCGGCGTCCAGGCGGTGGGCCTTTTGCAGCAGCGAGGCGAATTTCATTTCTTCGAACAGGTCGAGGCTGTTGTTGCACACATTGCCGTCGGTGCCGAGGCCGACGCGGATGCCGGCGGCGAGCATGTCCGGGACCCGGGCGATGCCGCTGGCCAGCTTGGCGTTGCTGCTCGGGCAGTGGGCGATGGCGGTGCCGGTGTCGGCGAGGCGGCGGATTTCTTCATCGTTGAGCCATACGCAGTGGGCGATCAGGGTCTTTTCACCGAGGATGCCCATTTGGTCGAGCATGGGGATCGAGCGTTTGCCAAAGTGTGCGAGTACGGCGGCTTCTTCTTCCTTCTGCTCGCAAGCGTGGGTGTGGATGCCGATCCCGTAGTCGCGCGCGCAGTCGCGGGCGTGGGCATAGGATTTCGGTGAGCAGTAGAACAGGTGTTCCAGGCCCATCCACACCCGCACGCGGCCGTCGTGGGCCATGTGGTGGGTTTCGATGAGTGTGCGGTTGGCTTCGGGGCTTTCGAAGAAGTCTTTGCCCGGCAGATCGGCGGCGTAGGGCGCGAGGTGAACGCGGATGCCGATTTCCCCGGCGGCGTCGGCGCAGCGGTGC
This region of Pseudomonas fluorescens genomic DNA includes:
- a CDS encoding acyl-CoA dehydrogenase family protein: MTAQAQHLPSLASSVDYNTLAARFRPIFARIAAGTVARERERSLPHEPIQWLKEAGFGAVRVPLEFGGGGATLPQLFQLLIELAEADSNIAQALRGHFAFVEDRLNAQASGSQAVWLQRFVEGDLVGCAWTEIGAVKIGEVITRVSRQGDQWRVNGTKYYSTGSLYSDWIDLFARRDDTGADVIAAIRTQQPGVQQSDDWDGFGQRTTGSGTSVFVNAVVEEENLIDFSTRFKYQTAFYQLVLLAVLVGSGRAALRDFSHEVGKRTRVFSHGAAASTAEDPQIQQVIGKASGQVYASEAATLRAAQAAQEAYLAHFAGDAEAERQANIAAELESAQAQVAAVELILRATSDLFNTLGASGTSTAKQLDRHWRNARTAASHNPVIYKERIIGDWHVNGTEPPYVWQIGGGAKQG
- the sfnG gene encoding dimethylsulfone monooxygenase SfnG gives rise to the protein MSQQPIKFAYWVPNVSGGLVVSKIEQRTRWDIDYNRELARIAERSGFDYALSQIRFTAGYGADNQHDSVVISHALLAATEKLKVIAAILPGPWTPSLAAKQLATIDQFTQGRVAVNIVSGWFKGEFRAIGEPWLDHDERYRRSEEFIRALKGIWTQDNFSFSGDFYRFHNYSLKPKPLQRPHPEIFQGGSSRAARDMAARVSDWYFTNGNTVEGIKAQVDDLRAKAALNGHSVKVGVNAFIIARETEAEARAVLAEIIDKADPQAVQGFAGEAKNAGAASPEGEGNWAKSSFEDLVQYNDGFKTNLIGTPRQIAERIVELKAIGVDLILSAFLHFQEEVEYFGKHVLPLVRELEQARAEALEPV
- a CDS encoding sigma-54 interaction domain-containing protein, encoding MQLLTLPPSPTLATSIRATAQVFEDPRSQALLAHVQQVAPSEASVLIIGETGTGKELVARHIHNLSGRRNGPFMAVNCGAFSENLVEAELFGHEKGAFTGALAAKAGWFEEANGGTLFLDEIGDLPMPIQVKLLRVLQEREVVRLGSRKSIPINVRVLAATNVHLEKAINAGHFREDLYYRLNVVSLQLHPLRDRPGDILPLARHFIAEYSRRLGYQDVSLADDAVQRLASYDWPGNIRELENVIHHTLLICRDRLIRADNLHLSNLRIARENDDRPREESAEELLQRAFNKLFEEQSGALHEKVEDALLRTAYRFCHHNQVHTASLLGLSRNITRAHLIRIGELMVNKRRPGQSAQGNRVINLSI
- a CDS encoding acyl-CoA dehydrogenase family protein, producing the protein MSVHLHPAQSTPLQTARLLAAQFAETAVERDARGGTPKIERDALRTSGLLALSIPRQYGGLGASWSETLAVTREFARVDSSLAHVFGFHHLMLATVRLFSRPEQWQPWFEQTARKNWFWGNALNPLDTRTVMRTFDGWYEFSGQKSFCSGASDSQMLIASAIDERAGGKLLIAAIPSARSGITLHGDWDNIGQRQTDSGSATFERVRVEHGELLLDPGPLSTPFAGLRPLIAQLHFSNLFLGIAEGAFEEARNYTLKESRPWFRSSAAHSSEDPYVLRHYGEFWVGLESVRLLIERAAAQLDAAWAKGEELSAEERAQLALSIGTAKVAATRNGLDICNRLFEVTGARATHASLRFDRHWRNLRTQTLHDPVDYRVHELGEWALSGKRPIPSFYS
- the msuE gene encoding FMN reductase — translated: MSTPLNVVAVSGGTGRPSRTLALTESILAELSQHLPVKIHLIELGEIARPLGAALWRSELPAEVEQQLRLIENADLLLVTSPVYRGSFPGHFKHLFDLIEQDALVDTPVLLAATGGSDRHALVLDHQLRPLFSFLQALTLPIGVYASQGDFLDYRINSEALATRIRLAAERAAALFADSARALRKTA
- a CDS encoding LysR family transcriptional regulator — its product is MQNVDMKALQVFFCLLNECNVTRTAQQLNMTQSAVSHTLARLRLLFNDPLFVSMGRGMLPTSRALALVEPLQQSLDALHKLIEPIKTFDPLSFEGSFEIATTDYIGFILLPRLMQRLAQNAPGAELNIQPLRPKEDLNLLKDGKLDLIIWNEKSAPANFHVRDLFSDRLKSVVRVGHPQINGSLSLEQFRNGQHLRISSNHGAVREAIDSLYEQHEIRCKTSLTVPHFLLAHILISQTDMIGMIAELTALRIAREIPLQVFEPPVAVAGFTVSQVWHERLHAAPAHKWLRGEINAVAQEITEELQQFRATQSASTV
- a CDS encoding amidohydrolase family protein → MTYTVIRNAIIFTINPQDQVLANGHVVIRDGRIEAIGQGDHMPLPADATIIDCKGQMALLPGLVDAHSHSSLMRGITENMPLMQWLPYYQLEHRAMNAEDAYHAARLCYLEALKSGTTCVMDMYRFMHRCADAAGEIGIRVHLAPYAADLPGKDFFESPEANRTLIETHHMAHDGRVRVWMGLEHLFYCSPKSYAHARDCARDYGIGIHTHACEQKEEEAAVLAHFGKRSIPMLDQMGILGEKTLIAHCVWLNDEEIRRLADTGTAIAHCPSSNAKLASGIARVPDMLAAGIRVGLGTDGNVCNNSLDLFEEMKFASLLQKAHRLDAAALPANVALRMATIEGARVLGMDQEIGSIEVGKRADLLLLDLAQPNMCPVVWEGTNTNVLWNLVYSARGSNVKTVMVDGKILLENGRSTQVDEAAVLAAAQAQTLLLMERRKDFAHTLVPMV